GGAAGGTTAAAGGCAAGATGCTGACACCAAAGCTGGTACGCTCTCTTGTGTTTGGAGAAACCATCAACAACCCTCTCCTTCTTCCCCTACATCAccacgacgacgacgacgacgacaatGGCAGTCACAAACAAACGGGCGGCGGAGGAAGAAGCAGAGACAGCAGCAAATCGAGAATCCCATTTCTCCTATTCCTCCCAACCAAAGAGATCGTCACTGACACTTACAGACTTGCCACCATAGCCAGAGACATGGGCATGGACTTGCATCCAACCCCATCTCTCTCCCACATCATTCTCTCCTTCCCGCCTCCGCTGCCGTCCTCCTCCTCATCTCCCTCTACAGCATCACCGTCCTCATTTCCATCGTCGCTGTCGTCAACGTCTTCACCCGACGACGCGGTTCCCCTCCCCTTCCCCTGTCTCTCCGCCGCCCCAATTTCCCATGTTCGCGCATTTGTCAAGCTCTCCAAAGGCCTTTTCAAGCTGGTTTTTGTGCGCTCCGATTGCAAACCCAGTGATGCAAATAGCGTTGGCGGTCAAAGCAATTGGAATTGCAGCTCAATGTCGCTGCTTTTGCGGCTCACCGGTGACAGAATTGATACAATGGAAGGGTTTTCCCGGGCTTTGGCGGGACTGGGATGGACCCATTTCAAGACCAAGGAAAACCCAGCAACGGATTCGAGGGACAGGAGACATTATCAGTGATTCTATGCTAAGATATTATCAGTGAATCATATATCTTTATGGAGTTTTCTAGCCAATGCAAAATGTATGCCAACCGTTGCCTTGAATTGGattgtttaggtgttttttgTTCATAGTTTAGgtgttctttgttttttggaaGTAAGATTGACTTGATTCTAGTTCATAGTTTAAGGATGACAATGGTTAAATCATAGTTTTGGGAACAAATTGGCATGAGACTAAAGTTGAAACGgcttattttataattttctaTTTCGTTTAtcctgagatttgaaatatcATGACTGTGCTTATTGTTTCTAGTACCATGGCTCTTTAGATGACTCTTGAGCCTGTGGATGCacagtaacaaaaaaaaaaaaaaaaaaactatggcaaagggaagatgaagaaaaacgtaTGCTTGCTCACGCGATGTCTCTGGGGTGAACTGTTTGCAGCCGTAAGAATCAGTCGAACAATTGTAACTAGTTTACAACTTGAAGAACTTAAACCGAATGAAAATGAAAACCCACGAGAGTTGTTTAGGAAAATGGCcatgtttggcaaaagaatacaAAAATAACCCATCAGAGAAGTTctatctttttcatttttcttatttttctctctttgctGCACTGGATTGGCTAGATTTTCATAGCCATCTCCTTCCCTCATCTTACTTTCTCTCACTAACTCTTTATCTCTCTTTCTAGGGATGTTCGTGGCAGCTTGACCCTTCCTCTCTATGAAGGGTTACCAAAACTGGGGCCAAAATATTTGAACTCTCGCTCTATGCGGATGTGGGTAATCCAAACATGATGACATGTTATTGCCAAACGAATATGAAGTTCACATTTTATATTACAAAGAAACCCAACGTatcataaaaattaacaaattgttAGACTCTGAAGTACAACATGTTGATGTCTATGTCTTCCAGAAGCCTACGCTGAGGAGGAAACTTGGGCAAGCAATTCGCAATGCTTGTAGCGGTAGCGAGCAGCTTATTGTTTCTGTCTTTAGATGACATTCCCTGTGTAGCATTGTCCCCATGGGTGGGCAAACTAACGACATCGAAGTTGAAGTTGGTCTTCCCAATTAGGTCTTGAAGTGCCTTCTGATCGCAAGTCCAACTTCCACTTATCAAACTGAAGTTATATAGGGGAAGAAAACGTTGTCCATATGTAGCTAGGAACTCCAGCGCAGCTAAAATGAACTCCAGTTCATCGTTTGACATGTAGTAGGGAAAGCTGATTCTAGTCCACCCTGGTTTCACTCCAAGATAGTCCTGtacataaatttttttagaaCCATTAGTAATCTTAAACTCTCTGTTAAACGTTGAA
Above is a window of Malus sylvestris chromosome 15, drMalSylv7.2, whole genome shotgun sequence DNA encoding:
- the LOC126602234 gene encoding uncharacterized protein LOC126602234, with product MLTPKLVRSLVFGETINNPLLLPLHHHDDDDDDNGSHKQTGGGGRSRDSSKSRIPFLLFLPTKEIVTDTYRLATIARDMGMDLHPTPSLSHIILSFPPPLPSSSSSPSTASPSSFPSSLSSTSSPDDAVPLPFPCLSAAPISHVRAFVKLSKGLFKLVFVRSDCKPSDANSVGGQSNWNCSSMSLLLRLTGDRIDTMEGFSRALAGLGWTHFKTKENPATDSRDRRHYQ